In the genome of Photobacterium sp. TY1-4, one region contains:
- the matP gene encoding macrodomain Ter protein MatP, translated as MKYQQLENLEAGWKWKYLVKKWKEGEVITCYIDTSEAETAVRDLLAIEHEPTKVIKWISKHMAPDLDKKLKQAIRAKRKRHFNAEQKHTRKKSIDLDYRVWEKLAEKSRMLDCTLSDTIEYLISESNRSEEASKKVLDIRNDLHELLDFE; from the coding sequence ATGAAATATCAGCAGCTTGAGAACCTGGAAGCCGGTTGGAAATGGAAGTACCTGGTCAAAAAATGGAAAGAAGGTGAGGTGATCACCTGCTATATAGACACCAGTGAGGCTGAAACCGCAGTGCGGGACTTACTTGCTATTGAACACGAGCCGACCAAGGTAATCAAGTGGATTAGCAAGCATATGGCGCCGGATCTGGATAAAAAGCTGAAACAAGCCATCCGAGCCAAGCGCAAACGCCATTTTAATGCTGAGCAGAAGCATACTCGCAAAAAGTCCATTGACCTGGATTACCGGGTTTGGGAAAAGCTGGCAGAAAAGTCCAGGATGCTGGATTGCACCTTGTCTGATACGATTGAATATCTGATCAGTGAAAGTAATCGTTCGGAAGAAGCCAGTAAAAAGGTACTCGATATCAGAAACGATCTCCATGAGTTACTCGATTTTGAGTAA
- the fabA gene encoding bifunctional 3-hydroxydecanoyl-ACP dehydratase/trans-2-decenoyl-ACP isomerase encodes MKRQQSYNYEELVACGKGELYGPDFPSLPSDNMLMIDRIIEITDEGGDHGKGFIHAELDISPDLWFFDCHFKGDPVMPGCLGLDAMWQLVGFFLGWNGGEGKGRALGVGEVKFTGQILPEAKKVTYEIQLKRVINRKLIMGVADGRVLVDGKEIYVAKDLKVGLFKDTSTF; translated from the coding sequence ATGAAACGCCAGCAATCTTATAACTACGAAGAACTCGTTGCATGTGGCAAGGGCGAACTATACGGTCCGGATTTCCCATCCCTGCCATCTGACAACATGCTGATGATTGACCGAATCATTGAAATCACCGATGAAGGCGGTGACCACGGAAAAGGCTTCATCCATGCAGAGCTGGATATTAGCCCTGATCTTTGGTTCTTTGACTGCCACTTCAAAGGTGACCCTGTCATGCCGGGCTGTCTGGGTCTGGATGCTATGTGGCAGTTGGTTGGCTTCTTCCTGGGCTGGAACGGCGGCGAAGGGAAAGGTCGTGCGTTGGGTGTTGGCGAAGTGAAGTTCACTGGCCAAATCCTACCGGAAGCAAAGAAAGTGACTTATGAAATTCAGCTGAAGCGTGTGATCAACCGCAAGCTGATCATGGGTGTCGCTGATGGCCGAGTCCTGGTCGATGGTAAAGAAATCTATGTTGCTAAAGATCTGAAAGTTGGCCTGTTCAAAGACACGTCTACATTCTGA
- a CDS encoding DUF3634 family protein, which yields MEYLILLAIAVVFLVFKDRPVMVLTFENGELTHSKGQIPNGFLLGCKDIAHKEPFSGKIKVYKNRFTTKLVFSKTIPAKVKQRIHNVFPYASSTKKRGRRA from the coding sequence ATGGAATATCTCATCCTTCTTGCTATTGCAGTCGTTTTTCTGGTCTTTAAAGATCGCCCGGTGATGGTGCTGACATTCGAAAATGGTGAGCTGACGCATTCTAAAGGCCAAATCCCAAACGGTTTTTTGCTTGGGTGCAAGGATATTGCCCATAAAGAGCCGTTTTCCGGTAAAATTAAAGTCTATAAAAATCGGTTTACCACCAAGTTGGTATTTTCCAAGACGATTCCTGCGAAGGTGAAACAACGTATCCATAATGTTTTCCCTTATGCTTCCTCGACGAAAAAACGGGGCCGAAGGGCCTGA
- a CDS encoding DUF3466 family protein, whose product MQHKTLKLSTLAALIASATQAQAAVYQVVEVDGASSGVGSAQYYDKNTSDLQSRVEFYAQGVSPSTGTENCFATACDAGTYSVFGESRFGTDGVDYRHEVAFLSDNYQEINDKFSLRSYCNNNLGFNTCDEWARDNYYGLFSNENQPHDGSGFGGLHREQVAWSDNYYSNAYPLVETTAGALSQITTFAGDASKYDTAAVAELGTLVGSHSTTNAVVNRIGEFSGNPYQLGITSSAFFESNNRYARQFNKRGFVNAAGASEGLNPVNSSEGLVAQMGQTLAWDAVEYNGQLLVVGSAAFSTSKLADTDKLPSDSNGDDRLNLNGSLFSQCGDYATNNLNTLYNTRECQFSVFANDAVFWTVDNAGAVSGNAVPLAQRVDGSNNSYPAQDPDGSQERSFQASARAVALIDGKPVVAGFSTDSINNNAVNTVNGDYYAIRAAIYTPKADFDPTKGEGQWDRTIIPGLDIEQGNERKLLFSAATDINANNKVIGLSKSVNSENRSFAETMFVYDHTNGSLTQLTSTINPSIFFTGVNGFPAAINNKDQMVGWVDSESVNQANGRQRRQRGFTYLAGSDVEGSPLQGNTAWMLDDLTYGGNVGDANNVYRIAQATDINDAGVISATAFKCDGGYQDQTKEAQCSTDERVVAVKLVPVVGGEIEQRPAQATTVERSGASLGMLALTLLGLIGFRRKK is encoded by the coding sequence ATGCAACATAAGACGTTAAAGTTATCGACACTCGCTGCACTGATTGCCAGTGCCACGCAGGCGCAAGCGGCGGTGTATCAGGTTGTTGAAGTTGATGGGGCCAGCAGTGGTGTCGGCTCTGCGCAGTATTACGATAAGAACACGTCGGATTTACAGTCACGTGTTGAATTCTATGCTCAGGGGGTTTCCCCGAGCACCGGGACGGAAAACTGCTTTGCGACGGCTTGTGATGCCGGGACTTATTCAGTATTCGGTGAAAGTCGGTTCGGGACCGACGGGGTTGACTATCGCCATGAAGTGGCTTTCCTGAGTGATAATTATCAGGAAATTAATGATAAGTTTTCGCTGCGTTCGTACTGTAACAATAATCTGGGCTTCAATACCTGTGACGAATGGGCCCGTGATAATTATTACGGCTTGTTCAGTAATGAAAACCAACCCCACGATGGCAGTGGTTTCGGAGGCCTGCATCGCGAACAGGTTGCCTGGAGCGACAACTACTACAGTAATGCTTACCCACTGGTAGAAACCACCGCTGGGGCGTTGTCTCAAATTACAACCTTTGCTGGTGATGCGTCGAAATACGACACCGCTGCGGTTGCCGAGCTGGGAACGCTGGTGGGTTCACACAGCACCACCAACGCCGTGGTGAACCGTATCGGTGAGTTTTCCGGGAATCCGTATCAGCTGGGCATCACCAGCTCCGCTTTCTTTGAGAGCAACAACCGTTACGCCCGCCAGTTTAACAAACGTGGGTTTGTAAATGCGGCTGGGGCGAGCGAAGGTTTGAATCCGGTGAACAGCTCGGAAGGGCTGGTGGCGCAGATGGGCCAGACGCTGGCCTGGGATGCCGTGGAGTATAACGGCCAGCTGTTGGTGGTCGGCAGCGCCGCATTTAGCACCAGCAAGCTAGCTGACACGGACAAGTTGCCTTCAGACAGTAACGGCGACGATCGTCTGAACCTGAATGGCTCCCTGTTTTCTCAGTGTGGCGATTACGCCACGAATAACCTGAATACCCTGTACAATACGCGGGAGTGCCAGTTCTCGGTGTTTGCCAATGATGCGGTGTTCTGGACGGTTGATAATGCCGGCGCTGTATCCGGCAACGCCGTGCCGTTGGCACAGCGGGTAGACGGGAGTAACAACAGCTACCCGGCGCAGGACCCGGATGGTTCGCAAGAGCGCTCTTTCCAGGCTTCAGCTCGTGCTGTGGCGTTGATTGACGGCAAACCGGTGGTGGCTGGCTTCTCAACTGACTCCATCAACAACAATGCTGTAAATACGGTGAATGGGGATTATTACGCGATCCGCGCTGCCATCTATACGCCGAAGGCAGACTTCGATCCGACAAAGGGTGAAGGTCAGTGGGATCGCACGATTATCCCGGGATTGGATATCGAGCAAGGCAATGAGCGCAAGCTGTTGTTCTCTGCTGCGACCGATATTAATGCTAATAACAAGGTGATTGGCCTGAGCAAGAGTGTGAACTCTGAAAACCGCTCATTCGCGGAAACCATGTTTGTCTATGACCATACCAATGGCAGTCTGACTCAGCTGACTTCTACGATTAACCCATCAATTTTCTTTACCGGTGTGAACGGCTTCCCGGCCGCGATCAATAACAAGGATCAGATGGTAGGTTGGGTTGACTCTGAAAGCGTGAACCAGGCCAATGGTCGTCAACGTCGTCAACGTGGCTTTACCTATTTGGCGGGTAGCGATGTGGAAGGTTCACCATTACAGGGTAACACGGCCTGGATGCTTGATGATCTAACCTATGGCGGGAATGTCGGTGATGCGAACAATGTGTACCGGATTGCGCAGGCCACTGATATTAATGACGCCGGGGTGATCTCTGCCACTGCATTTAAGTGTGACGGCGGTTATCAGGATCAAACCAAAGAAGCACAGTGTAGTACGGACGAACGTGTGGTCGCCGTGAAGTTGGTCCCTGTTGTTGGCGGTGAAATTGAACAGCGTCCGGCGCAGGCAACGACAGTGGAACGCAGTGGCGCGTCATTGGGTATGTTGGCCCTGACGCTGCTCGGCTTGATTGGGTTCCGACGGAAAAAATAG
- a CDS encoding Lon protease family protein, translating into MHEQTWRTMTPDYSKFQTILEQYDDLSPAPTGTLQDRLSDAIRRFTAVELQPRVLRITAPDNKVYRDYVIELLTHYEPKQQSAPENSPIIIGENVTEQSLFGAVYPPLEDNKLVKSQIKHGLVHQANHGYLVLSVTSILANPKLWPRLKSVLMNGMLDWQPASTKTLYPLPPAEQLNVKLVLIGDRYLMAELENAEPDITSGFSMYGEFEQDVVLDNQTLPLYLSYLKALTQKAQLPELADHHALQVLMKAGARFTEDQRRVPLCPIWHQSLLCEAAIESQGESITAAHLKASFKAREYRESYLPERAIEDIHHGQVVIDCQGEQVGQVNGLTVVEIPGHPTAYGEPARISCVVHFGDGDISDVERKAELGGNIHAKGMMIMQAFISTALDLDQPLPFAASIVFEQSYSEVDGDSASLAELCSLVSALAVQPINQQIAVTGAVDQFGRVQAVGGINEKIEGFYKVCAFRGLTGKQGVILPKTNLGNLCLNDEVIEAIRAGQFHLWAVESVDDALPLLTGHVFRDENDDAETLLSRIAERIENIHRGDHDHHNHWVTRIRNWFVQH; encoded by the coding sequence ATGCATGAACAAACCTGGCGTACAATGACTCCAGACTACTCGAAGTTCCAAACTATCCTTGAACAATATGACGATCTGAGCCCTGCACCAACGGGAACCTTGCAAGATCGCCTCTCGGATGCGATACGCCGGTTTACAGCCGTTGAGTTACAGCCCCGCGTGCTTCGGATCACGGCGCCAGACAATAAAGTGTATCGTGACTATGTCATCGAATTGCTGACACACTACGAGCCAAAGCAGCAGTCCGCCCCGGAAAACAGCCCGATTATCATCGGCGAAAATGTGACCGAACAAAGCCTGTTCGGCGCAGTCTACCCGCCGCTTGAAGATAACAAGCTGGTAAAATCTCAAATCAAACACGGCCTCGTCCATCAGGCCAATCATGGCTACCTGGTTCTCTCTGTCACCAGCATTCTTGCCAACCCGAAGCTGTGGCCACGACTCAAAAGTGTTTTGATGAACGGCATGCTGGACTGGCAGCCGGCAAGTACGAAAACGTTATACCCCCTGCCGCCAGCTGAACAGCTGAACGTTAAGCTGGTACTAATTGGGGATCGCTATCTAATGGCTGAGCTGGAGAATGCTGAGCCGGACATCACATCAGGTTTCTCGATGTATGGTGAGTTTGAGCAGGACGTTGTGCTCGACAATCAAACTTTGCCGCTCTATCTCTCTTACCTCAAAGCGCTGACCCAAAAAGCGCAGCTGCCTGAGCTTGCCGATCACCACGCACTGCAAGTGCTGATGAAAGCCGGCGCCCGTTTCACTGAAGATCAGCGTCGGGTGCCATTGTGTCCGATCTGGCACCAGAGCCTGCTGTGTGAAGCTGCCATTGAATCCCAGGGCGAGAGCATCACTGCAGCGCATCTCAAAGCCTCATTCAAAGCCCGGGAGTACCGGGAGTCGTATCTGCCTGAGCGCGCGATTGAAGATATTCATCACGGACAAGTAGTGATTGACTGCCAGGGTGAACAAGTGGGCCAGGTCAACGGTCTGACCGTGGTCGAGATCCCGGGCCACCCGACTGCCTATGGTGAGCCGGCGCGAATTTCCTGTGTTGTCCACTTTGGTGACGGCGATATCTCAGACGTTGAGCGTAAAGCTGAACTGGGCGGGAACATTCACGCCAAAGGCATGATGATTATGCAAGCCTTTATCAGTACAGCACTGGATCTGGACCAGCCGCTGCCTTTTGCGGCCTCGATCGTATTTGAACAATCTTATTCTGAAGTCGATGGTGACAGTGCCTCGCTGGCTGAACTATGCTCTTTAGTGTCGGCGCTGGCGGTGCAGCCGATTAATCAGCAAATTGCAGTGACCGGTGCAGTCGATCAATTTGGCCGTGTCCAGGCCGTCGGCGGGATCAACGAGAAAATTGAAGGCTTCTACAAGGTTTGTGCGTTTCGCGGCCTGACCGGCAAACAGGGTGTCATTTTACCGAAAACAAACCTGGGTAACCTGTGCCTGAACGATGAAGTGATTGAGGCGATCCGCGCCGGTCAATTCCATTTGTGGGCAGTTGAAAGTGTTGATGACGCCTTACCGCTACTGACCGGACACGTATTCCGGGATGAGAACGATGACGCGGAAACCCTACTCAGCCGCATTGCCGAGCGGATTGAGAACATTCACCGCGGCGATCATGATCATCATAATCATTGGGTTACGCGTATTCGGAACTGGTTTGTCCAGCACTGA
- the rmf gene encoding ribosome modulation factor, with translation MKRQKRDRLERAQARGYQAGINGRSSEECPYQAADARTNWLGGWREAREDLHSGLYK, from the coding sequence ATGAAGAGACAAAAGCGGGATCGTTTGGAACGCGCTCAGGCTCGTGGCTATCAAGCTGGTATTAATGGTCGTTCCAGTGAAGAATGCCCCTATCAGGCGGCGGATGCCCGTACGAATTGGCTAGGTGGTTGGCGAGAAGCAAGGGAAGACTTGCACTCTGGCCTATATAAATAA
- a CDS encoding ABC transporter ATP-binding protein has translation MALIKISNAQLAYGDHALLDRAEFLLQPNERVCLVGRNGAGKSTLMKIIAGDVLLDDGTIQRQSELRVSRLEQDPPRDAEGSVFDFVAEGLAEVGQVLREYHHLLDLVSHDPSESNFARMAKAQEKIDHADAWQFDNKITAVLEHLQLEPNTQLKDLSGGWQRKAALARALVCDPDILLLDEPTNHLDVATIEWLEGFLKEFRGSIVFISHDRAFIQSMATRIVDLDRGQLVSFPGDYEKYLEDKEELLRVEAEQNAEFDKKLAQEEVWIRQGIKARRTRNEGRVRALKQLRRERSERREVVGKADMQLQEAKRSGKIVFEAEHLSYSYGDKPIVKDFSFNIMRGDRIALIGPNGCGKSTLLKLLLGQLEASQGHLHCGTKLEVAYFDQYREILDPEKTVMDNLADGKQEVTVNGRTRHALGYLQDFLFHPRRARTPVKALSGGEKNRLLLAKLFLKPNNLLVLDEPTNDLDIETLELLEEILANYQGTLLLVSHDRQFVDNTATTSWLFEGNGVIDEYVGGYHDAMEQRANSLSQLAKEQAAQIEAAKKKEENKQQASRARSGKKLSYKLQKELEDLPQRIEELENEIAQLQELINDPAFFQDVKNDTQATLNRLAEAEAEFEQAFERWEELEAMQKES, from the coding sequence ATGGCATTAATTAAAATCAGTAACGCGCAGTTGGCGTATGGCGATCATGCACTGCTTGATCGCGCCGAATTTCTGCTTCAACCGAATGAACGTGTCTGTCTGGTCGGTCGCAACGGCGCCGGCAAGTCGACCCTGATGAAGATCATTGCCGGCGATGTCCTGTTGGACGACGGGACGATCCAGCGTCAGTCTGAACTGCGTGTATCGCGCTTAGAGCAGGATCCGCCGCGTGACGCCGAAGGCAGCGTGTTTGATTTTGTGGCCGAAGGGCTGGCAGAAGTGGGTCAGGTACTGCGTGAGTATCACCATCTGCTGGATCTGGTCAGCCATGATCCGAGCGAGTCGAACTTTGCCCGAATGGCGAAAGCGCAGGAGAAAATCGATCACGCCGATGCCTGGCAGTTTGACAACAAAATCACGGCGGTGCTTGAGCATCTGCAACTGGAGCCGAATACTCAGCTCAAAGACTTGTCCGGTGGCTGGCAGCGTAAAGCCGCACTGGCCCGAGCACTGGTGTGCGATCCGGATATTCTGTTGCTCGATGAGCCGACCAACCACCTGGATGTCGCCACCATTGAATGGCTGGAAGGTTTCCTGAAAGAGTTCCGTGGCTCTATAGTCTTCATTTCTCACGACCGGGCCTTTATTCAGTCGATGGCAACCCGTATTGTTGACCTGGATCGCGGTCAGCTGGTTTCTTTCCCGGGTGACTATGAAAAGTACCTGGAAGATAAAGAAGAGCTGTTACGCGTTGAAGCGGAGCAGAATGCGGAATTTGATAAGAAACTGGCTCAGGAAGAGGTGTGGATCCGTCAGGGGATCAAAGCACGCCGAACCCGTAACGAAGGTCGGGTCAGAGCCCTGAAGCAGCTTCGTCGCGAACGCAGCGAACGACGGGAAGTGGTTGGCAAGGCGGATATGCAGCTTCAGGAAGCCAAGCGCTCGGGCAAAATTGTTTTTGAAGCCGAACATCTGTCCTACAGCTATGGCGACAAGCCGATTGTGAAAGACTTCAGCTTTAACATCATGCGTGGCGATCGGATTGCGCTGATTGGCCCGAATGGCTGCGGCAAGAGTACTTTGTTGAAACTGTTGTTGGGGCAGCTGGAGGCGTCACAGGGTCACTTACATTGCGGGACCAAACTCGAAGTCGCGTACTTCGATCAGTACCGTGAAATTCTGGATCCGGAAAAAACGGTGATGGATAACCTGGCAGACGGGAAGCAAGAAGTGACGGTGAATGGCCGGACCCGCCATGCGTTGGGTTATTTGCAGGATTTCCTGTTCCATCCGCGCCGTGCCCGTACGCCGGTGAAAGCCCTGTCCGGGGGCGAGAAAAACCGACTCCTGCTGGCCAAACTGTTCCTGAAACCAAACAACTTGTTGGTACTCGATGAGCCAACCAATGATTTGGATATCGAAACCTTGGAACTTTTGGAAGAAATTCTTGCCAATTATCAGGGGACGCTGCTTTTGGTCAGTCACGACCGTCAATTTGTTGATAACACGGCGACAACAAGCTGGTTGTTTGAAGGAAACGGGGTGATTGACGAGTATGTCGGCGGTTACCACGATGCCATGGAGCAGCGGGCCAATTCATTGTCGCAGCTTGCTAAAGAGCAGGCCGCGCAAATCGAAGCAGCCAAGAAAAAAGAAGAGAACAAGCAGCAGGCGAGCCGTGCCCGTTCCGGGAAGAAGTTGTCTTACAAGCTTCAGAAGGAATTGGAAGACCTGCCGCAGCGAATTGAAGAGTTGGAAAACGAAATTGCCCAGCTGCAGGAACTGATTAACGATCCTGCCTTCTTCCAAGATGTGAAAAATGATACCCAAGCGACGCTGAACCGCCTTGCTGAGGCTGAAGCTGAATTTGAGCAGGCATTTGAGCGGTGGGAAGAGCTGGAAGCAATGCAGAAGGAATCCTAA
- a CDS encoding PPC domain-containing DNA-binding protein — translation MLTPHAFRLSKGQPLKQSILDYLSQHTIQAGSMLSGVGCLTEVEIRLADERQVLHLDGPLEILMLSGTLTPKHAHLHISVADQAGRVYGGHLVEGQVSYTAEICLASYENLVFQREFDPKTGFDELVVAHRLMSRSKIVTLWPDS, via the coding sequence ATGCTGACTCCGCATGCGTTTCGCCTGAGCAAAGGGCAACCCCTGAAACAATCCATTCTCGACTATCTCTCTCAGCACACGATTCAAGCTGGCTCAATGCTCAGCGGGGTTGGTTGCCTGACTGAAGTCGAGATCCGTCTGGCAGATGAACGGCAGGTGCTGCATTTGGATGGCCCCTTGGAGATCCTGATGCTGAGCGGCACATTAACGCCGAAACACGCACACCTGCATATCTCGGTCGCCGATCAAGCCGGCCGGGTATATGGCGGGCATCTGGTTGAAGGGCAAGTGTCTTACACAGCTGAAATTTGCCTGGCCAGTTATGAAAACCTGGTCTTTCAGCGTGAGTTTGATCCAAAGACGGGTTTTGATGAATTGGTTGTCGCACATCGGCTGATGTCGCGAAGCAAAATAGTGACGCTGTGGCCAGACAGTTAG
- a CDS encoding OsmC family protein, with protein MTEFTACIQWRRGAQDNFCDNQFSRGHTWGFDGGVEVPASSSPHVVPSPYSVAENVDPEEAFVAALSSCHMLTFLAIAAKKQFVVDAYQDNAAGILEQDSKGKSAVTQVTLRPKIIFSGDKQPTKKQLEKMHHLAHQHCFIANSVKTQITINLKDC; from the coding sequence ATGACGGAATTCACTGCGTGTATTCAATGGCGGCGAGGCGCTCAAGATAATTTTTGTGATAACCAATTTAGCCGTGGCCACACGTGGGGATTTGATGGTGGGGTTGAAGTACCAGCTTCGTCATCCCCCCATGTGGTGCCGTCGCCATATTCTGTCGCAGAGAATGTTGATCCGGAAGAGGCATTTGTCGCCGCTCTATCCAGCTGCCATATGCTGACTTTCCTGGCTATTGCAGCCAAGAAGCAGTTTGTTGTCGACGCATACCAGGACAATGCTGCGGGAATACTTGAACAAGACAGCAAAGGGAAGAGCGCCGTGACACAAGTGACATTACGACCCAAAATCATCTTCTCCGGCGACAAACAACCGACAAAAAAACAACTGGAAAAGATGCATCATCTGGCACACCAACATTGCTTTATCGCGAACTCAGTCAAAACCCAAATCACCATCAACCTGAAAGATTGTTAG
- a CDS encoding response regulator — MKKILIVEDNKLMAEILAQVIRRCESCEIVKVNNINSAQRLLISASYQLDGIFLDLNIEKPLDGLELLKYIKQHLPEMPTAVITSESQAEVVKEVLTLNPHDYLIKPISMQKVQRSLSKFEATKASAAQAE, encoded by the coding sequence ATGAAAAAAATACTGATTGTTGAAGATAACAAGCTTATGGCTGAGATTTTGGCGCAAGTCATTCGCCGCTGTGAGTCTTGTGAGATCGTCAAGGTAAATAATATCAACTCGGCCCAGAGATTACTCATCAGTGCAAGTTATCAACTGGATGGCATATTTCTGGATTTAAACATTGAAAAACCGCTGGATGGCTTAGAGCTCCTGAAATATATCAAGCAACATTTACCGGAAATGCCGACTGCAGTGATTACCTCGGAAAGCCAAGCTGAGGTCGTGAAAGAAGTTCTCACCTTGAACCCACATGATTACCTTATCAAGCCAATTTCAATGCAAAAAGTTCAACGAAGCTTATCAAAGTTTGAGGCAACGAAAGCTTCAGCAGCCCAGGCTGAATGA
- a CDS encoding type II secretion system protein, translated as MKRDQGFTLLEMVIVCLVVGIITVTAAPRFLGLTDDARYAMLQNLKSNLRTSVDIFHGKWMIDGEPDPNVSDGEWGYLISNLHFNKYGYPRIIAELQECEHILQSLLPDSTFLQENALEISIVGDSLDGNKCVYALTSSSFELTYSETSGQFAIGPNLK; from the coding sequence GTGAAGCGAGATCAGGGTTTTACATTACTGGAAATGGTCATTGTTTGCCTGGTGGTCGGCATTATTACCGTGACTGCGGCCCCTCGCTTCCTTGGACTGACGGATGATGCCCGGTATGCCATGCTGCAAAATCTGAAGAGTAATTTAAGGACATCGGTCGATATTTTTCATGGTAAGTGGATGATTGACGGTGAGCCTGATCCGAACGTCAGTGATGGCGAATGGGGATATCTCATTTCTAATCTACATTTTAACAAGTACGGGTATCCACGTATTATTGCCGAGCTTCAGGAGTGTGAACATATTTTGCAGAGCCTCCTGCCGGATTCGACTTTCTTACAGGAGAACGCGCTGGAAATCAGCATTGTCGGGGATAGCTTGGATGGCAACAAGTGCGTCTATGCGCTCACATCTTCATCGTTTGAGCTAACTTACTCAGAAACCAGTGGTCAGTTTGCGATCGGCCCAAATTTAAAGTGA
- a CDS encoding glutaredoxin family protein gives MLITLYSTEGCHLCEQAYGLLLDAGMKERVQVVDIAFDDVLFSRYGVTIPVLSVQLHDDSISELGWPFDAAELAAWLESNGIN, from the coding sequence GTGCTTATCACGTTATATAGCACGGAAGGATGTCATCTCTGTGAGCAGGCCTATGGCCTGCTCCTGGATGCCGGGATGAAAGAGCGCGTGCAAGTGGTGGATATCGCTTTCGATGATGTGCTCTTTTCCCGTTACGGCGTCACCATTCCGGTGCTCTCTGTTCAACTTCACGACGATTCAATTTCTGAACTTGGCTGGCCGTTTGATGCCGCTGAGCTTGCAGCATGGTTAGAAAGTAATGGCATTAATTAA
- a CDS encoding flagellar brake protein, with translation MSITDNLLKKRLLASREREKTVTGLQGIAMMNHGSEVTFSIKTPLGRLLRAETTFIGSNGKDNIILEYPVVSPQASMDYFHEGFWVTIKAISEKGEGAQISFKTQIAHIVEKPVRFLILDLPRSMDLLQLRSEARYEVQLQGQILLGQRALLVDFKDLSKNGCCFRYDMNGPQFDEGHKLTVSIKNPNTLKIYHLSGHIKSIHRSGGANNCGILFDEYGLEQVKTLLAQLIFDGAKLSFKS, from the coding sequence TTGAGCATCACAGATAACCTGCTAAAGAAACGACTGCTTGCAAGTCGGGAAAGAGAGAAAACCGTCACAGGACTTCAGGGAATTGCCATGATGAATCATGGTAGCGAAGTGACATTTAGCATTAAAACTCCGTTAGGCCGCTTACTAAGAGCGGAAACGACTTTCATCGGCTCCAATGGTAAAGACAATATTATCCTCGAATATCCGGTCGTCAGCCCGCAAGCGTCAATGGATTACTTTCATGAAGGGTTCTGGGTCACAATCAAAGCGATTTCCGAGAAAGGGGAAGGTGCACAGATCTCATTCAAAACCCAAATTGCCCATATTGTAGAAAAGCCTGTCCGATTCCTCATTCTCGACTTACCGCGTTCAATGGATCTACTCCAACTTCGAAGTGAAGCCCGTTACGAAGTACAGCTCCAGGGGCAGATTCTCCTGGGACAGAGAGCTTTGCTGGTGGACTTTAAAGATCTGTCAAAAAATGGCTGTTGCTTCCGCTACGATATGAATGGCCCGCAATTCGATGAAGGGCATAAACTCACCGTCAGCATCAAAAACCCGAATACTCTGAAAATTTACCATCTGTCAGGCCATATTAAGAGTATTCACAGGTCCGGCGGTGCCAATAATTGCGGAATATTATTTGATGAGTATGGGTTAGAGCAGGTTAAAACACTGTTAGCACAACTCATTTTTGATGGAGCTAAGTTATCATTTAAGTCATAA